The Niallia alba genome includes a window with the following:
- a CDS encoding MFS transporter, which translates to MENQKYSKRNLGIMWFANFFISACMTMVLPFLSLYIDSFGQYSSEFVQHWSGLCFSVTFVAAFLFSPIWGKIGDKFGRKTILIILAIGLGISIFLMSFANSVWEVFILRFFTGFFTGFIPMSQAFISTQTPKKVAGKVLGTLQTGSITGALIGPLLGGVLADSFGYAATFRFTSLAIFISAILVFTTKEFVLPVQKGTKSSYTSKEVLAYILKNPVFITVLLISAFIQIAHFSIQPILSLYVSELHGPENIAFFAGLAFSAAGLGNLLMARKWGEMGDRSGHLKVLVILLFIAGIIYFPGGFVNQYWQLLIIRFILGVAIGGMVPVRVAYIRQEVPIAMQGEVMGYETSLRFLGNIIGPALGGVIAGNFGFSMVFFSTSILLLASGIFLFSMMHRHPKLSKQSIS; encoded by the coding sequence ATGGAAAACCAAAAATATTCAAAACGAAATTTAGGAATCATGTGGTTTGCCAACTTTTTTATAAGTGCCTGCATGACCATGGTTCTCCCCTTTTTATCGCTTTATATTGATTCATTTGGTCAATATTCATCAGAATTTGTGCAACATTGGTCAGGGCTTTGTTTTTCTGTCACCTTTGTAGCAGCTTTCTTATTTTCACCCATATGGGGAAAAATTGGCGATAAATTTGGCAGAAAAACGATCCTGATTATTTTAGCAATCGGTTTAGGTATTTCGATATTTCTTATGAGCTTTGCCAATTCCGTATGGGAAGTCTTTATTCTTCGCTTTTTCACTGGATTTTTCACAGGATTTATTCCCATGTCACAAGCGTTTATTTCCACTCAAACTCCCAAAAAAGTTGCTGGTAAAGTATTAGGAACATTACAGACAGGAAGTATTACGGGAGCATTGATTGGCCCATTACTTGGAGGAGTTTTAGCAGATAGCTTTGGCTATGCAGCGACTTTCCGATTTACTTCTCTTGCAATCTTTATATCTGCAATTCTAGTATTTACTACAAAAGAGTTTGTTCTACCTGTTCAAAAGGGTACAAAAAGCAGCTATACAAGTAAAGAAGTATTGGCCTATATTCTTAAAAATCCCGTATTCATTACCGTGCTTCTTATCTCAGCCTTTATTCAAATTGCCCATTTCAGCATCCAGCCTATTCTGTCTTTATATGTCAGTGAACTGCATGGTCCCGAGAATATCGCGTTTTTCGCCGGCTTAGCTTTCTCAGCTGCAGGGTTAGGTAACTTACTTATGGCAAGAAAATGGGGAGAAATGGGGGATCGGTCTGGTCACCTGAAAGTACTTGTTATTCTCTTATTTATTGCTGGGATTATTTATTTCCCTGGTGGTTTTGTTAACCAATACTGGCAGCTATTGATTATCCGCTTTATTCTCGGTGTAGCAATTGGGGGAATGGTTCCTGTACGGGTTGCCTATATACGGCAAGAAGTTCCCATTGCCATGCAAGGAGAAGTAATGGGATATGAAACAAGCCTTCGTTTTCTCGGTAATATTATTGGTCCTGCCCTTGGTGGAGTAATCGCAGGTAACTTCGGTTTCTCCATGGTATTCTTTTCAACCAGTATTCTCTTATTAGCAAGTGGTATCTTCCTATTTTCAATGATGCACCGTCATCCTAAATTATCTAAACAATCGATTTCTTAA
- a CDS encoding glutamine--tRNA ligase/YqeY domain fusion protein, translated as MEIGSNFIKNIMKEDLETGKHDTVITRFPPEPNGYLHIGHAKSIFINFGLADEFGGKTNLRFDDTNPLKEDIEYVNSIKEDVEWLGYEWENLLFASDYFEEMYNRAVLLIKKGLAYVDDLSADEIREYRGTLTEPGKESPYRTRSIEENLQLFEAMRNGEFGNGEKVLRAKIDMASPNINLRDPVIYRIAHATHHNTGDQWCIYPMYAFAHPLEDAMEGVTHSLCTTEFEDQRPLYDWVVRECEMESTPQQIEFGRLNITNTVMSKRKLKLLVDEKYVDGWDDPRMPTISGLRRKGVTPEAIRNFCMELGISKGSGAVDSAMLDHFVREDLKLKAPRTMGVLNPLKVVITNYPEGQVEMLDAEINPENPEMGIRQIPFSREIYIEQEDFMENPPKKYFRLFPGNEVRLKHAYFIKCEEIIKDEEGNVIELHCTYDKETKSGSGFTGRKVKGTLHWVEASQAIPAEFRLFEPLITDENEEMEEGKTFLDYVNPNSLEVIQGFIEPNMKDVKPQDKFQFFRHGYFNVDPKYTTPEKPVFNRIVSLKSSFKL; from the coding sequence TTGGAGATTGGCTCTAATTTTATAAAAAACATCATGAAAGAAGATCTAGAAACAGGAAAGCATGATACCGTCATTACCCGCTTTCCTCCAGAACCAAATGGATATTTGCACATTGGTCACGCTAAGTCGATTTTTATTAATTTTGGACTAGCAGATGAATTTGGAGGTAAAACTAACTTACGCTTTGACGATACAAATCCTTTAAAAGAGGACATTGAATATGTAAACTCTATTAAAGAAGATGTTGAATGGCTCGGATACGAATGGGAAAATCTTCTTTTTGCTTCTGACTATTTTGAAGAAATGTACAACCGTGCAGTTCTGTTAATAAAAAAAGGACTAGCTTATGTAGATGATTTATCTGCTGATGAAATTCGCGAATACCGTGGCACATTAACAGAGCCTGGAAAAGAAAGCCCTTATCGCACTCGTTCGATTGAAGAAAATCTTCAATTATTTGAAGCAATGCGCAATGGCGAATTCGGAAATGGGGAAAAGGTTCTTCGTGCAAAAATTGATATGGCTTCTCCTAATATTAACTTAAGAGATCCCGTTATCTACCGTATTGCACATGCAACTCATCATAATACAGGAGATCAATGGTGTATTTATCCAATGTACGCATTTGCTCATCCATTAGAGGATGCAATGGAAGGAGTAACACATTCTCTTTGTACAACAGAGTTTGAAGACCAACGTCCACTCTATGATTGGGTTGTACGTGAATGTGAGATGGAAAGCACCCCACAACAAATCGAATTTGGCCGTTTAAATATTACCAATACCGTAATGAGTAAACGTAAATTAAAGCTCCTTGTAGATGAAAAATATGTAGATGGTTGGGATGATCCACGTATGCCTACTATCTCTGGTTTAAGAAGAAAAGGGGTAACACCTGAAGCTATCCGTAATTTCTGTATGGAATTAGGAATCTCAAAAGGCTCTGGAGCAGTTGACTCTGCAATGCTTGATCACTTTGTTCGTGAAGATTTAAAGTTAAAGGCTCCTCGTACAATGGGTGTTCTAAATCCGTTAAAAGTAGTCATTACTAACTATCCAGAAGGTCAAGTGGAAATGTTAGATGCTGAAATCAATCCAGAAAACCCAGAGATGGGTATTAGACAAATTCCATTCTCTCGTGAGATTTATATTGAACAAGAAGACTTTATGGAGAATCCTCCGAAAAAGTACTTCCGCCTATTTCCTGGTAATGAAGTACGTTTAAAGCATGCTTACTTTATTAAGTGTGAAGAAATTATAAAAGATGAAGAAGGAAATGTAATCGAGTTACACTGTACGTATGATAAAGAAACGAAAAGTGGATCTGGATTTACAGGCAGAAAAGTAAAAGGAACATTGCACTGGGTAGAAGCATCTCAAGCGATACCTGCCGAGTTCCGCTTATTCGAACCACTTATTACAGACGAAAATGAAGAAATGGAAGAAGGTAAAACTTTCTTGGATTATGTAAATCCAAATTCTCTTGAAGTGATTCAAGGCTTCATTGAGCCAAATATGAAGGATGTTAAACCACAAGATAAATTCCAATTCTTCCGTCATGGATATTTTAATGTGGATCCAAAATATACAACTCCTGAAAAGCCAGTATTTAACCGCATCGTTTCCTTGAAAAGTTCATTTAAACTGTAA
- a CDS encoding AzlD domain-containing protein, which yields MISNTSFFLLLIGCTLVTFIPRVIPFLVARNFTISASVEKWLSYLPVCIFTGLIVESLLETGGSNSISINWEALLATIPTIIVAFLSKSLLTTVLFGVVCMAVVRLVL from the coding sequence ATGATTAGCAATACTAGTTTTTTTCTTTTATTGATTGGTTGTACACTTGTAACGTTTATTCCGAGAGTAATCCCATTTTTAGTTGCACGCAATTTTACTATTTCCGCATCTGTGGAAAAGTGGCTTTCCTATCTTCCTGTATGCATTTTTACCGGTTTAATCGTAGAAAGTCTTTTAGAAACTGGCGGAAGCAATAGTATTAGCATTAATTGGGAAGCACTTCTTGCAACGATTCCTACGATTATTGTCGCTTTTCTTAGTAAAAGTTTATTAACTACTGTATTATTCGGAGTTGTATGTATGGCTGTTGTGAGATTGGTATTGTAG
- a CDS encoding AzlC family ABC transporter permease, whose amino-acid sequence MESIKVEEQEELHTLSYLDGVKDCIPTLLGYISIGLAMGVVGVSSGLSILHVFLLATFVYAGASQFIICAMIATSSPISAIILTTFIVNLRHLLLSSALAPKFTQYSIQKNIGIGSLVTDESFGVAITKIARKEPINDRWMNGLNLTAYLVWIAACTVGGYIGGWFPDPEQFGLDYALPAMFIALLILQLQTIEPTKLKHYLLLITLMIICMLTFSTFLSSSLSVILSTIIVATIGVVTDK is encoded by the coding sequence GTGGAAAGTATTAAAGTAGAAGAACAAGAAGAGCTGCACACCCTCTCCTATTTAGATGGAGTGAAAGACTGTATTCCAACATTGCTTGGCTATATTAGCATTGGTCTCGCAATGGGAGTAGTCGGCGTATCATCCGGTTTATCTATCCTGCATGTTTTCCTGCTTGCCACATTTGTTTATGCAGGGGCTTCCCAGTTTATTATTTGTGCGATGATTGCAACATCAAGTCCAATTAGCGCTATTATTCTTACAACATTTATTGTAAATTTGCGCCACTTGTTGTTAAGCTCAGCACTAGCACCTAAATTCACACAATATTCTATACAGAAAAACATTGGCATTGGAAGTCTTGTAACAGATGAATCATTTGGAGTAGCTATTACCAAAATAGCCAGAAAAGAGCCAATTAATGATCGATGGATGAACGGCCTAAATCTTACTGCCTACCTTGTTTGGATTGCAGCTTGTACAGTCGGAGGGTATATTGGAGGCTGGTTCCCCGATCCTGAACAATTCGGATTGGATTATGCTTTGCCAGCTATGTTTATTGCTTTATTGATTTTGCAATTACAAACAATTGAACCTACTAAACTGAAACACTATTTATTGTTAATCACGTTGATGATTATCTGCATGCTTACTTTCTCTACTTTTTTATCAAGCAGCTTAAGTGTCATTCTTTCAACAATCATTGTTGCTACAATTGGGGTGGTGACAGATAAATGA
- a CDS encoding basic amino acid ABC transporter substrate-binding protein: MKKKGMLFALFMSIFLVLAACGTSSEKANSDGDGKKKLRVVTDAAYAPFEYMDKDKIIGFDVDVFTAAAEEAGYDFEIVNVGWDPVFAELENDTADVGLSAITINDDRLKSYDFSVPYFESTNKILAPEGTDIEKAADLADKTVAVQSGTTGADAVDALLGNGNKQVKKFENNNLAILEMKNKGADAVVADNAVLEAYAKNNPQDNFTVIEDKEGFESEYYGFMFPKDSDIVDDLSKGLNAILDNGKYTEIYQKWFGQEPDIDNLKAQQ; this comes from the coding sequence TTGAAGAAAAAAGGAATGTTATTTGCTTTATTTATGTCCATTTTTCTTGTTTTAGCAGCTTGTGGGACAAGTTCTGAAAAAGCAAATAGTGATGGAGATGGCAAAAAGAAACTGAGAGTAGTTACAGACGCGGCTTATGCACCATTTGAATACATGGATAAAGACAAGATTATCGGCTTTGATGTAGATGTTTTTACTGCAGCAGCGGAAGAAGCTGGCTATGATTTTGAAATTGTCAATGTTGGTTGGGATCCAGTATTTGCAGAATTAGAAAATGACACAGCAGATGTTGGTTTATCAGCGATTACGATAAATGATGACCGTCTTAAGTCCTATGATTTCTCTGTTCCGTATTTTGAAAGCACCAATAAAATTTTAGCGCCAGAAGGTACAGATATTGAAAAAGCTGCTGATTTAGCTGATAAGACAGTTGCAGTTCAATCTGGGACAACAGGTGCAGATGCAGTCGATGCACTTTTAGGAAATGGCAATAAACAAGTAAAAAAGTTCGAAAATAATAATTTGGCTATTTTAGAAATGAAAAACAAAGGCGCAGATGCTGTAGTGGCAGATAATGCAGTACTAGAGGCTTATGCTAAAAATAATCCGCAAGATAACTTTACGGTAATTGAGGATAAAGAAGGATTTGAATCAGAATACTATGGCTTCATGTTTCCAAAAGATAGTGACATTGTAGACGATTTAAGCAAAGGTCTTAATGCTATTTTAGATAATGGAAAATATACAGAAATTTATCAAAAATGGTTTGGCCAAGAGCCTGACATTGATAATTTAAAAGCACAACAATAG
- a CDS encoding aspartate kinase produces the protein MKVVKFGGSSLATGNQLEKVLQIVKTDKERRVVVVSAPGKRYDSDTKVTDLLIQCAKAVLKGSGPSPYLEGVLERYASIAKELDLSSDIITNIKNDLLDLITTSSNKDSFMEAMKASGEDNNAKLVAHFFKARGLEAIYVSPKEAGLIVSDDPGNAQVLPGSYDRLYSLREEKRIIVFPGFFGYSEAGDVVTFSRSGSDITGAILANGVKADLYENFTDVDAVYSVNPSVVKQPKEIKELTYREMRELSYAGFSVFHAEALIPAYRAGIPVQVRNTNNPSAPGTRIVASRNNTNGPVIGIANDKGFCSIYISKYLMNREVGFARKVLSILEEYHISYEHMPSGIDDLTIVFRQHQLTGKSEQEILARISEELQVEEIKVEHDLALIMLVGEGMRRNIGTNARASKALAEAGVNIEMINQGSSEVSMMFGVKETVVKKAVKALYEEFFQ, from the coding sequence ATGAAGGTTGTCAAATTTGGGGGTAGTTCTTTAGCTACAGGAAATCAATTGGAAAAAGTGTTGCAAATAGTAAAGACAGATAAGGAAAGAAGGGTAGTCGTCGTATCTGCTCCTGGAAAAAGGTATGATTCTGATACGAAGGTTACTGATTTATTAATACAATGTGCGAAAGCGGTATTAAAAGGAAGCGGACCTTCTCCTTATTTAGAGGGAGTATTAGAACGGTATGCTAGTATAGCCAAAGAATTGGACTTATCGAGTGATATTATAACAAATATTAAAAACGACTTATTAGATTTAATAACTACTTCTTCTAATAAAGATTCATTTATGGAAGCAATGAAGGCAAGTGGAGAAGATAATAATGCTAAATTAGTCGCGCATTTTTTTAAAGCCAGAGGATTGGAGGCAATATACGTTAGTCCCAAAGAGGCAGGTTTAATAGTAAGTGATGATCCTGGAAATGCTCAAGTGCTTCCTGGATCCTATGACCGATTATATTCCTTAAGAGAAGAGAAGCGAATAATCGTATTTCCAGGGTTTTTTGGGTACAGCGAAGCGGGCGATGTAGTTACTTTTTCCAGAAGTGGATCAGATATTACTGGAGCGATTCTCGCTAATGGTGTAAAAGCAGATTTATATGAAAACTTTACTGATGTAGATGCTGTTTACTCCGTTAATCCTTCCGTTGTTAAGCAGCCAAAGGAAATTAAGGAGTTAACTTATCGCGAGATGCGTGAATTATCTTATGCTGGATTCTCTGTATTCCATGCCGAAGCCTTAATTCCAGCATACCGTGCAGGGATTCCTGTTCAAGTAAGAAACACAAATAATCCCTCTGCACCAGGAACAAGAATTGTTGCTTCTAGAAATAATACCAATGGACCGGTAATTGGTATTGCCAACGATAAAGGATTTTGTTCCATTTATATTAGTAAATACTTAATGAATCGAGAAGTAGGCTTTGCTAGGAAAGTTCTCTCGATTTTAGAGGAATATCATATTTCTTATGAACATATGCCGTCTGGAATTGATGATTTAACAATCGTTTTCCGTCAACATCAATTGACAGGAAAAAGTGAACAAGAGATTTTGGCAAGAATTTCAGAAGAACTGCAGGTAGAAGAAATAAAAGTTGAACATGATTTGGCACTTATAATGCTCGTAGGAGAAGGAATGCGACGTAATATTGGCACAAATGCCCGAGCATCCAAAGCACTTGCCGAAGCAGGTGTAAATATCGAAATGATTAATCAAGGATCATCTGAAGTAAGCATGATGTTTGGTGTAAAAGAAACGGTTGTTAAAAAAGCAGTTAAAGCACTTTATGAAGAGTTTTTTCAGTAA
- a CDS encoding amino acid ABC transporter permease, whose amino-acid sequence MDFNFTIILEYADLFKKGILVTIQLSLYAIVFGTILGLLIGLGKIAKNQWIAFPFHCYIAVFRGTPLFVQILIIHFGFIPLFLNTTNAMIAAIVALSLNAAAYIAEIFRAGIESIDRGQMEAGRSLGMTHVQSMRYIILPQSFKRMIPPLGNEFVVLIKDSSLAAVIAAPELMYYARLMMGQYNRVWEPYLTVAVIYLVLTLTLSFFLTRLERRLKTE is encoded by the coding sequence ATGGATTTTAATTTTACGATTATTTTGGAATATGCAGACTTATTTAAAAAAGGTATATTAGTAACCATTCAATTATCCTTATATGCGATTGTGTTTGGGACGATTTTAGGATTATTAATTGGTCTTGGAAAAATAGCAAAAAATCAATGGATTGCTTTTCCTTTTCACTGCTACATTGCTGTTTTTCGTGGTACTCCTCTTTTTGTACAAATCTTAATTATTCACTTTGGCTTTATCCCGTTATTTTTAAATACAACAAATGCGATGATAGCCGCCATTGTTGCATTATCGCTAAATGCTGCTGCGTATATTGCAGAGATTTTCCGAGCGGGGATAGAGTCTATTGACCGTGGTCAGATGGAAGCTGGAAGATCTTTAGGAATGACACATGTACAGTCCATGCGGTATATTATTCTACCACAGTCCTTTAAACGAATGATTCCGCCCCTTGGTAATGAATTTGTCGTGTTAATTAAAGATTCTTCTTTAGCAGCTGTTATTGCTGCTCCAGAATTGATGTATTATGCAAGACTAATGATGGGGCAATATAACCGAGTTTGGGAGCCTTATTTAACGGTAGCTGTAATCTATCTCGTGTTAACATTAACATTAAGCTTCTTCTTAACTCGTTTGGAAAGAAGGTTGAAAACAGAATGA